The Megalobrama amblycephala isolate DHTTF-2021 linkage group LG7, ASM1881202v1, whole genome shotgun sequence genome window below encodes:
- the LOC125271203 gene encoding polymeric immunoglobulin receptor-like isoform X1, whose protein sequence is MKILLIFFTFYLISGAVRCFSVTGYSGGSLLVDTGEVWFSDSAKYMAKIPEWRTIINYIKHDNWINEGRFVLFCNEYGGLMIYIRELNTRDAGTYQIGVRGKWSIDMTLKVKEDSCCKVSKRVMVNVGETATFSCEYSQNYDNNVKIIFKEGENSIEMIYSTMDDGERFRITDDKQKNIFTVRITAVRPDDGGVYLCGVWIRGQSYSYSIIKPVHLHVVTKVGVSRAIGYSGGRMMIKCEHPQYKTNPKYICKESYGCSERKNPGVQDEWMENGDVSLYDDTRAGVLMVFFRELKAADAGTYRCGVNVSHYTESFTELQLNVTDDENYPKSVTESAHLGGEVNISCQIPEEHEVHFCKEDDNHICQNISTSTVTEMNGSSERNEERVFTVSISNVSVRDAGVYWCGAETRDTHLISLNTKIQLNLIMAPVVRREGESAEIICPYDSIYKSKSKSLCKGKCSTRDRNTLNEEKETKTDRLTLNDDGTASVFTGTITGLTAEDAGKYWCAVTLERDVNYLYTHLIVIMNEELNLTKYEGDDMSIQCKHHDEHQKLFCKAHEPSMCVKDGVSLETIRDDRFSFSDEASTGVFTVNITDLREEDSGIYWCGAHIITKVHLKVNKNKDKDSSMIIIICVCVFLLLIGGFTLTVCKLRLKRQGRTSTSDKRKRKKNIMLSCAGSRCDSLTDPGSAQLNSHELPTIPSDGLLYASVSFQKHEESLSDATVSFSKDDIYSDYATVSHRMRLN, encoded by the exons ATGAAGATCCTCCTCATCTTCTTCACTTTCTACCTGATCTCAG GTGCAGTGAGATGCTTTAGTGTCACTGGATATTCTGGAGGAAGTCTTCTTGTTGATACTGGGGAGGTTTGGTTCAGTGACTCCGCTAAATATATGGCCAAAATACCTGAGTGGAgaacaataataaattatataaaacatgATAACTGGATTAATGAAGGaagatttgttttattttgcaatgaatATGGAGGCTTGATGATCTACATTAGAGAACTGAACACACGAGATGCTGGAACTTACCAGATTGGGGTTCGTGGCAAATGGTCCATCGATATGACTTTGAAAGTGAAAGAAG ATTCATGTTGTAAAGTGTCAAAGAGAGTGATGGTGAATGTTGGAGAAACTGCCACCTTCAGCTGTGAATATTCACAGAATTATGATAACAATGTCAAGATCATATTCAAAGAAGGAGAAAACTCTATTGAGATGATTTACAGTACAATGGATGATGGGGAAAGATTCAGAATTACTGATGACAAACAGAAAAATATCTTCACTGTGAGAATTACTGCTGTGAGACCAGATGATGGAGGAGTTTATTTATGTGGAGTTTGGATCAGAGGACAATCGTACAGTTACTCCATTATTAAACCTGTTCATCTACATGTTGTTA CTAAAGTGGGCGTGTCTAGAGCGATCGGATACTCAGGAGGTCGTATGATGATCAAGTGTGAACATCCTCAATACAAAACCAATCCAAAATACATCTGTAAAGAATCATATGGATGTTCAGAGAGGAAGAATCCAGGAGTTcaggatgaatggatggagaATGGAGATGTTTCTTTATATGACGACACCAGAGCAGGAGTCTTGATGGTGTTTTTTAGAGAGCTGAAAGCTGCAGATGCAGGAACATACAGGTGTGGAGTGAATGTGTCTCACTATACTGAGAGCTTCACTGAACTTCAGCTGAACGTCACGGATG atgaaaattatcccaagaGTGTGACTGAATCTGCTCATCTTGGTGGAGAAGTCAACATCAGCTGTCAGATCCCAGAGGAACATGAAGTTCATTTCTGCAAAGAGGATGATAATCACATCTGTCAAAACATCAGCACATCTACAGTGACAGAAATGAATGGTTCATCTGAGAGAAATGAAGAGAGAGTTTTTACAGTGAGCATCAGTAATGTGAGCGTGAGAGATGCTGGAGTTTACTGGTGTGGAGCAGAAACCAGAGACACACATTTAATCTCCCTGAACACCAAAATTCAGCTCAACCTCAtca tGGCTCCAGTAGTGAGACGTGAAGGAGAATCTGCTGAGATCATCTGCCCTTATGATTCAATCTATAAATCAAAGTCAAAGTCTCTCTGTAAGGGGAAGTGCTCCACTAGAGATAGAAATACTCTCAATGAAGAGAAAGAGACCAAGACTGACAGATTGACTCTGAATGATGACGGCACTGCAAGTGTCTTCACTGGGACCATCACTGGACTGACAGCAGAGGATGCTGGGAAATACTGGTGTGCAGTGACATTAGAGAGAGACGTGAATTATCTTTACACTCATCTGATCGTCATCATGAACGAGG AGCTGAACTTGACTAAGTATGAAGGAGACGACATGTCAATCCAGTGCAAACATCATGATGAACATCAGAAACTCTTCTGCAAAGCACATGAACCCTCCATGTGTGTGAAGGATGGAGTTTCATTGGAGACGATCAGAGATGATCGATTCTCTTTCAGTGATGAAGCTTCTACTGGAGTCTTTACTGTGAACATCACTGATCTGAGAGAAGAGGATTCTGGGATATACTGGTGTGGAGCTCACATCATCACTAAAGTGCACTTAAAGGTCAACAAGAATAAGGATAAAG attcCTCCATGATCatcattatttgtgtgtgtgtgtttctgctgCTGATCGGTGGATTCACTCTGACTGTGTGTAAATTAAGACTCAAGAGACAAG GACGAACCTCGACATCAGACAagagaaagaggaagaaaaatataatg TTATCATGTGCAGGCAGCAGATGTGATTCTCTCACAGATCCTGGATCAGCTCAATTGAACAGTCATGAATTACCCACAATCCCCTCTGATGGTCTCCTGTACGCATCTGTCAGTTTCCAGAAGCATGAAGAGTCTCTCAGTGACGCTACAGTCTCCTTCAGTAAGGACGATATTTACTCTGATTACGCCACGGTCAGTCACCGCATGAGACTCAACTAA
- the LOC125271203 gene encoding polymeric immunoglobulin receptor-like isoform X2 — protein sequence MKILLIFFTFYLISGAVRCFSVTGYSGGSLLVDTGEVWFSDSAKYMAKIPEWRTIINYIKHDNWINEGRFVLFCNEYGGLMIYIRELNTRDAGTYQIGVRGKWSIDMTLKVKEDSCCKVSKRVMVNVGETATFSCEYSQNYDNNVKIIFKEGENSIEMIYSTMDDGERFRITDDKQKNIFTVRITAVRPDDGGVYLCGVWIRGQSYSYSIIKPVHLHVVTKVGVSRAIGYSGGRMMIKCEHPQYKTNPKYICKESYGCSERKNPGVQDEWMENGDVSLYDDTRAGVLMVFFRELKAADAGTYRCGVNVSHYTESFTELQLNVTDDENYPKSVTESAHLGGEVNISCQIPEEHEVHFCKEDDNHICQNISTSTVTEMNGSSERNEERVFTVSISNVSVRDAGVYWCGAETRDTHLTFISLNTKIQLNLITAPVVRREGESAEIICPYDSIYKSKSKSLCKGKCSTRDRNTLNEEKETKTDRLTLNDDGTASVFTGTITGLTAEDAGKYWCAVTLERDVNYLYTHLIVIMNEELNLTKYEGDDMSIQCKHHDEHQKLFCKAHEPSMCVKDGVSLETIRDDRFSFSDEASTGVFTVNITDLREEDSGIYWCGAHIITKVNLTVKQDSLMIIIICVCVILLLIGGLTLTVCKLRHKRRGRTSTSDKRKRKKNTMSSCEDSRHDFLTDPGSAQLNSHELPTIPSDGLLYASVSFQKHEESLSDATVSFSKDQIHSDYATVSHRMRLN from the exons ATGAAGATCCTCCTCATCTTCTTCACTTTCTACCTGATCTCAG GTGCAGTGAGATGCTTTAGTGTCACTGGATATTCTGGAGGAAGTCTTCTTGTTGATACTGGGGAGGTTTGGTTCAGTGACTCCGCTAAATATATGGCCAAAATACCTGAGTGGAgaacaataataaattatataaaacatgATAACTGGATTAATGAAGGaagatttgttttattttgcaatgaatATGGAGGCTTGATGATCTACATTAGAGAACTGAACACACGAGATGCTGGAACTTACCAGATTGGGGTTCGTGGCAAATGGTCCATCGATATGACTTTGAAAGTGAAAGAAG ATTCATGTTGTAAAGTGTCAAAGAGAGTGATGGTGAATGTTGGAGAAACTGCCACCTTCAGCTGTGAATATTCACAGAATTATGATAACAATGTCAAGATCATATTCAAAGAAGGAGAAAACTCTATTGAGATGATTTACAGTACAATGGATGATGGGGAAAGATTCAGAATTACTGATGACAAACAGAAAAATATCTTCACTGTGAGAATTACTGCTGTGAGACCAGATGATGGAGGAGTTTATTTATGTGGAGTTTGGATCAGAGGACAATCGTACAGTTACTCCATTATTAAACCTGTTCATCTACATGTTGTTA CTAAAGTGGGCGTGTCTAGAGCGATCGGATACTCAGGAGGTCGTATGATGATCAAGTGTGAACATCCTCAATACAAAACCAATCCAAAATACATCTGTAAAGAATCATATGGATGTTCAGAGAGGAAGAATCCAGGAGTTcaggatgaatggatggagaATGGAGATGTTTCTTTATATGACGACACCAGAGCAGGAGTCTTGATGGTGTTTTTTAGAGAGCTGAAAGCTGCAGATGCAGGAACATACAGGTGTGGAGTGAATGTGTCTCACTATACTGAGAGCTTCACTGAACTTCAGCTGAACGTCACGGATG atgaaaattatcccaagaGTGTGACTGAATCTGCTCATCTTGGTGGAGAAGTCAACATCAGCTGTCAGATCCCAGAGGAACATGAAGTTCATTTCTGCAAAGAGGATGATAATCACATCTGTCAAAACATCAGCACATCTACAGTGACAGAAATGAATGGTTCATCTGAGAGAAATGAAGAGAGAGTTTTTACAGTGAGCATCAGTAATGTGAGCGTGAGAGATGCTGGAGTTTACTGGTGTGGAGCAGAAACCAGAGACACAC ATTTGACTTTCATCTCCCTGAACACCAAAATTCAGCTCAACCTCAtca CGGCTCCAGTAGTGAGACGTGAAGGAGAATCTGCTGAGATCATCTGCCCTTATGATTCAATCTATAAATCAAAGTCAAAGTCTCTCTGTAAGGGGAAGTGCTCCACTAGAGATAGAAATACTCTCAATGAAGAGAAAGAGACCAAGACTGACAGATTGACTCTGAATGATGACGGCACTGCAAGTGTCTTCACTGGGACCATCACTGGACTGACAGCAGAGGATGCTGGGAAATACTGGTGTGCAGTGACATTAGAGAGAGACGTGAATTATCTTTACACTCATCTGATCGTCATCATGAACGAGG AGCTGAACTTGACTAAGTATGAAGGAGATGACATGTCAATCCAGTGCAAACATCATGATGAACATCAGAAACTCTTCTGCAAAGCACATGAACCCTCCATGTGTGTGAAGGATGGAGTTTCATTGGAGACGATCAGAGATGATCGATTCTCTTTCAGTGATGAAGCTTCTACTGGAGTCTTTACTGTGAACATCACTGATCTGAGAGAAGAGGATTCTGGGATATACTGGTGTGGAGCTCACATCATCACTAAAGTCAACCTCACTGTAAAGCAGG attcCTTAATGATCatcattatttgtgtgtgtgtgattctgCTGCTGATTGGTGGATTAACTCTGACTGTGTGTAAATTAAGACACAAGAGACGAG GAAGAACCTCGACTTCAGACAagagaaagaggaagaaaaaTACAATG TCATCATGTGAAGACAGCAGACATGATTTTCTCACAGATCCTGGATCAGCTCAATTGAACAGTCATGAACTACCCACAATCCCCTCTGATGGTCTCCTGTACGCGTCTGTCAGTTTCCAGAAGCATGAAGAGTCTCTCAGTGACGCTACAGTCTCCTTCAGTAAGGACCAGATTCACTCTGATTACGCCACAGTCAGTCACCGCATGAGACTCAACTAA